The proteins below are encoded in one region of Panulirus ornatus isolate Po-2019 chromosome 4, ASM3632096v1, whole genome shotgun sequence:
- the LOC139746325 gene encoding MICOS complex subunit Mic10-like — translation MATPKSEDVLGQKWDRCVADTLIKIGGGLTLGIVFSAIVFKRRPWPLIFGLGAGTGMGYSNCQHEFNEPFLIKADKIIVKPKTPAVPEVATTEAQ, via the exons ATGGCGACCCCTAAGTCAGAAGACGTTCTTGGGCAGAAATGGGACCGATGTGTGGCAGATACTCTTATTAAAATAG GTGGAGGCCTGACACTGGGAATAGTATTTTCTGCCATTGTCTTTAAAA GACGGCCATGGCCTCTCATCTTTGGACTGGGTGCTGGTACAGGAATGGGATATTCTAATTGTCAGCATGAGTTCAATGAACCATTCCTCATAAAAGCAGATAAAATAATA GTGAAACCCAAAACTCCTGCAGTGCCTGAGGTTGCTACCACAGAGGCGCAGTAG